A single genomic interval of bacterium harbors:
- the infC gene encoding translation initiation factor IF-3 produces the protein MKDKRLFINKNIRAERIRLISQDGNQKGVVSKKEALEEARKANLDLVEIAHDNSISVCKIMDYGKYMYCQNKKAKEGKKKQKIIQIKEIKLRPSTDDHDFAFKVNQSKKFLENGQKIKVVLNFKGREIVHSEIGMDTITRFSNCLKDFSFIERRPYFEGKRIVMVIAPVKSQKTKK, from the coding sequence TTGAAGGATAAAAGGCTTTTTATAAATAAAAATATTAGAGCCGAAAGAATAAGGCTTATTTCTCAAGATGGAAATCAAAAAGGGGTGGTCTCAAAAAAGGAGGCACTGGAGGAGGCAAGAAAGGCCAATCTTGACCTGGTTGAGATAGCACATGATAATTCCATATCCGTATGTAAAATTATGGATTATGGAAAGTATATGTATTGCCAGAACAAAAAGGCAAAAGAGGGGAAAAAGAAACAAAAGATAATTCAAATAAAGGAGATAAAATTAAGACCAAGCACAGATGATCACGATTTTGCCTTTAAGGTAAATCAGAGTAAAAAATTTTTAGAAAATGGTCAAAAGATAAAGGTTGTTCTTAATTTTAAAGGAAGGGAAATAGTACACTCTGAGATAGGAATGGATACTATTACAAGATTTTCTAATTGCCTAAAGGATTTTTCTTTTATTGAAAGAAGGCCATATTTTGAAGGAAAAAGGATAGTTATGGTTATTGCTCCAGTGAAAAGTCAGAAGACAAAAAAATGA